gggaggcgagttttcctccatttccgctcggctgcccggagccctgttctgtgagctcgcaatgagtcgtcgagccacggagcgggaggggaggaccgagccggcctggaggataggggacatagagagtcaaaggatgcagaaagggaggagaggagggttgaggaggcagaatcaggagataggttggagaaggtttgggcagagggaagagatgataggatggaagaggagagagtagcgggggagagagagcgaaggttgggacggcgcgataccatccgagtaggggcagtgtgggaagtgttggatgagagcgagagggaaaaggatacaaggtagtggtcggagacttggaggggagttgcaatgaggttagtggaagaacagcatctagtaaagatgaggtcaagcgtattgcctgccttgtgagtagggggggaaggtgagagggtgaggtcaaaagaggagaggagtggaaagaaggaggcggagaggaatgagtcaaaggtagacatggggaggttaaagtcacccagaactgtgagaggtgagccgtcctcaggaaaggagcttatcaaggcatcaagctcattgatgaactctccaagggaacctggagggcgataaatgataaggatgttaagcttgaaagggctggtaactgtgacagcatggaattcaaaggaggcgatagacagatgggtaaggggagcaagagagaatgaccacttgggagagatgaggatcccggtgccaccaccccgctgaccagaagctctcggggtgtgcgagaacacgtgggcagacgaagagagagcagtaggagtagcagtgttatctgtggtgagccatgtttccgtcagtgccaagaagtcgagggactggagggacgcataggctgagatgagctctgccttgttggccgcggatcggcagttccagaggctaccggagacctggaactccacgtgggtcgtgcgggctgggaccaccaggttagggtgggcgcggccacgcggtgtgaggcgtttgtatggtctgtgcagagaggagagaacagggatagacagacacatatttgacaggctacagaagaggctacagcagcaaggccaggtggactggggacagcaaggagtcatcatgcccggccgtcctgacgcatggtcctagggctcaggtcctccgagagagagagagagagaaagaaagaaagagagaaggagagaattagagagagcatacttaaattcacacaggacactggataagacaggagaagtactccagatataaccaactgaccctagccccccgacacaaactactgcagcataaatactggaggctgagacaggaggggtcaggagacactgtggccccatccgatgatacccccggacagggccaaacaggaaggatataaccccacccactttgccaaagcacagcccccgcaccactagagggatatcttcaaccaccaacttacaatcctgagacaaggccgagtatagcccacaaagatctccaccacagcacaaactaagggggggcgccaacccagacaggaagatcacgtcagtaactcaacccactcaagtgacgcacccctcctagggacggcatgaaagagcatcagtaagtcagtgactcagcccctgtaatagggttagaggcagagaatcccagtggagagaggggaaccggccaggcagagacagcaagggcggttcgttgctccagagcctttccgttcaccttcgcactcctgggccagactacactcaatcatatgacctactgaagagataagtcttcagtaaagactaaagcagagtggagtttaaatgtatttagctaaggtgtatgtaaacttccgacttcaactgtaaatgctacCTTTCCATTTGAACAGAGTGCATAGTAGTTTTGGATTTAGTAATGGAGTACTGAAAGAAATAGAAGTGACAGTTTAAGATATTATACATTTTTATCTAAACATTTGTGAGGTACAGGTATATATTTCTTTATATGAAGTCATAGAAACTAAAATTCTctagcaaaaatataaataatttgaAAATTAAAGGATAGTTCACTCAAATTGCAAAATTACATGTTGGTTTCCTTACCCCGTAAACAGTCTATGAACAAGGTACAAATCCCAAGTTATGGTACCTATATTAGCATGTTTCACACAAAATTTAAAACATTGGAAGCATACTCAGGACTACgtgtgtacgtaaacttccaacATCAACTGTCGGTAAAATttttgaaattgtttcatgttgcatctatatttctgttcagtgtaatATGTACATTTTACATTACTTATCTTTTTTAATTActttcaacccctcccatctatctctgaaaacCATTCAGTTTGAATTTctacttgccatatatttttcaattgtgctgaACCTTTCTATTTGCTattcacccagcagtgctatttgcagagttggCTCTATATCAAAAGTCATTTTTCAGCCATTTCTAAACCTGCAACCAAAAACCAGCTACATAGCACTTATGATTTGGTCAACTAATCTAGCAGGTCTGTCTGTTTGGTTACCATGGAAACTGCTGCAGCTATCTAGTAAACTTAGTAACTACTTTAGTGTATGTTGAACACATTTATACCAGTAAATGAACACATTGCTAGTggcaaatgtgttcaattatagccatggtattaaaGGGATAAACAACTCGCTATCTATGAGATATCTAAAAAATAATGCAACTTCGTGCAATGTCAGTTCCACTCTGCTAGCATGtcgtggaacacaccttccatGTGTTTCATTACTTTTCATGGAACATATAGCCCCTTGTTGATGATCCCTTACATAAGGTTATCTTATCCCAAGAAACTGCCCTACACCAGCTACGTTTTGGGAATAAATGAAAGAGTGTAGcccaggggtactcaactcttaccctacgaggtccagagcctgctggttttctattCTACCTGAATTATTGCATACACCTGGTGTCCTAGCTCTaagtcagtccctgattagagtggAACAATggaaaaaaatgcagtggaactggtttTGAGGTCCAGCGTTGAGTTTGAAGGATGTAGCCTCGTGTTGTCCACAGGCTCTTATTCGGAGGTCAAAGGCGGATGTGCAGCAGATGATCCAAGACCGGCAGCTGAAGGTGGAGGAGATCAACGTTTCAGTGGAGTTAAGTAGAGTGAGTCCTTAGATTAAACAGTCCCTCCAGGATTCCGCAGGGATTTTTTGTGATGCTTGAATTTGCTGCAGCTATTCTGACATTTTGCATGACAATATGCCAAAATGTTGTCCAATTTGACACGAATGCGCTGATGAGGAAAAGGTTTGTTGACATGTGGCATGCTTGAACCATATGTCGTACATGTGCACTGATTGGTTGAAATTGCAAGCCATCTTTCTGGACTGTGGTAATGGGTCAGTTTTATGTGACAATATTGCGATGATTTAAAATGTTTGTTGCGGAAATAGCCTTAACATATGGAGGGGATAGTTTTGTCAAAATGCATTAAGTAAGAATCCAGGAGGGACTGATTCAAGACTTCAACATGTCAAGGTATTCAGCATTATTTGCTTTTGCAGCGCTGATGCGTTTCCAatcgtaaatgtaatatttcaagaTGAAGATAAATTGTCCAGCATAATACATGTATAACTAAACCACAGTGGGTATTAGTCTAAATCTACTGTCTATGATGTAATCAATGTCAATTCCTATCAGGACAATGCAGAGAGTGAAATAGCGGACAGTGTTGAAGTCTTCACTAGACTGATGCGATCTATTGAGTCAAGCCAGGCTGAACTCATAGAGGTGATTGAGGAGAAGCAGAAAGCAGCAGAAAGGCAGGCAGAAGGGCTCATCAATGACCTGGAACAGGAAatcactgagctacagaggagaaGTACTGAGCTGGAGCAGCTCTCACACACCGAGGACCACCTCGACCTTCTACAGGTCAGTGGaagtactttaaaaaaaaaaaataataataatcttgtTCATTCCTTATGCTGGAAACCTGAAAAAAAAAGCTATGTATTGCAGGCCTGTGAGATATTTTGACAGTAACATTTTACCTTCCTTTAAAACAGAGCTTTTACAAGCAAACTACTCTTCCAAAAACTAAAAGCTGGACTAATGTTGGTGTTTATCAAGTCAACTTCTTGGGCTGTGTTCGAAATACAGTGCTTCAAGTGAAAGACTCCATCGAAGAACAAATAAGAAAGCTGTCAGCTATTGGTACGTTTGATGAATCACAGGGTATTTAAATGTTACAGGGTTTTTAAATGTTTTGCCTTAAAACATAGGTGTCAAACTAATTACACAGAGGgcagagtgtctgcgggttttcactcctcccttgtatTTGATTGAAGTAAGGTCactgatttagtaaggaactctcctcacctggttcctaggtcttaattgaaatgaAAAAACTAAAACCGTCAGACACTAGACCGTCCATggattgagtttgacacccctgccttaaAATATCactttttttctgtattttgttcattagtccactgttaataCAATCCAAAAAATggtgcatgtcagcagtcaagtttaaGTGTTAATAACATGCCAATCATAAATCTGTGATATACATGTTCTCTTGGTTTAACAACTAAGGACAGTCAGGACATTAAAACGTCCCTCTCATTGTAACAGTTAACCGCTAATTGTGCTTGTTTTTCCACAGAACTGAAAGAGATGCAGAAATATGCAGGTACAGAACATcatttaagtaattcattttcaGTGCAGAGAATAACATGTGATGTTTACCTTTTCTACATTAATGTAGTGGATGTGACGATGGACCCCAACACTGCAGGCCCATGGCTTATCCTCTCTAATGATGGAAAACAAGTGAGAAAATCGCCAAGGAAATTGAAGGTCCCAGATAATCCTGAGAGATTCACTAAGGATGTCTGTATCCTGGCAAAACAAGGGTACAACTATGGGAAACATTATTGGGAAGTTGGGTTACAGGAGAAATCAAACTGGGTTATAGGAGTAGCTTGCGAGACAGTGCCTAGGAAGGAATTCATTTCACCTGAGCCTGAGAAAGGGTTATGGACTCTGTGTCACAGGGATGGCAAGGAATATCTGGCGTTCACAAAATATCCATGCATCATTTTACCTTTTCCCCGACCCCAGAAAGTCGGTGTCTTCCTGGATTATGAGGAAGGCCAAGTGTCATTCTTTGATGTTGATGCAAAGTCTCACCTATTCACTTACACAGGGTGCAAATTCTCAGAGAAAATCTTTCCCATATTTGATCCTTGTGTTACTGCAGAAAGAAATGAAGTCCTTCCTCTTATGATTACTACGGTGCAGGTAAATTGGTGACAGTACACTCCATATGTAGTGTAGATCCAGCTACAGTGTACTGTATATGCTTCAACCTTAAGAACATTTGACATTGCCCATCTAATTGATCTATCTTTCACTCTCATTTGGAATAGAGGCATCTACACAATGGGTGACATGGGACGTGGACTCATTTCAACTTTAGTTTACTTTGGGGGTCTGAAAATATCTTTAACTTTGATATCTATTGTTATACATTTTGCAAATATCTTGATTATATTCACCTGCCTTGATTGTGACAAAGTGAAATAAAATCCCAATTACTCTAATATCCATTTTAGAATTGTATATCAAATGGAAATACTGTATTTGTATCGCTGTGCATAGTATCTTTAAAACACCTACATTGTAATGATTAGGTATCTTGCAAATTAGCCAGGAAAAGTGACAAAATACATTTCTCAGTATAATCATTATTTTCTTCATGCGAACCAGTGTAAGAGAGATTGTTGATATACTGGTACATTAAATCCAGCCCCTAACACTGCTAGAATAATCCAAAGTGCAagaaagtatatttttttaagcaTACcttatttaagtattcagaccctttgctatgagactacaaATTTAACTCAGATGGatcgtgtttccattgatcatccttgatgtttaaacaacttgattggagtccacctgtggtaaattcaattgattggatatcatttggaaaggcacacacacgtcTATATAAAAtcatcccacagttgacagtgcatgtcagagcaaaaaccaagccatgaggtcgaaggaattgtccgtagagctcagagacaggattgtgtcaaggcacagatcggggaagggtaccaaaaagtgtctgcagcattgaaggtccccaagaacgcagtggcttccataattcttaaatggaagaagtttggaaccaccaagcttCTTTCTCGGGCTGGCtgaccggccaaactgaacaatcggtgAAGAAGGGCCtgggtcagggagttgaccaagaacccgatggtcactctaacagagctcactcctgagttcatctgtggagatgggagaaccttccagaaggacaaccatctctgcagcactccaacaaatcaggcctttatggtcgagtggccagacggaagccactccacagtaaaaaggcacatgacagcccgcttggagtttgccaaaaggtacccaaggactcccagaccatgagaaataagattctctggtctgatgaaaccaagactgaactctttggcctgaatgccaagcatcacgtctggagtaaacctggcaccatccctgcggtgaagcatggtggtggcagcatcatgctgtcgggatgtttttcagcggcagggactgggaggatcgatggaaagatgaacggagcaaagcacagaaagatccttgttggaaacctgctccagtgcactcaggacctcagacgggGTTGACAGTCCACCATCCAAcagtacaacgaccctaagcacaaggccaatacaatgcaggagtggcttcgggacaaatcttttaatgtccttgagtggcccagccagcgcccggacttgaacccgatcaaacaacttaggagatacctgaaaatagctgtgcagcgacgctccccatccaacctgacagagcttgacaggatctgcagagaagactgGGAGATACCTCCaaaatacagctgtgccaagcctataacgtcatacccaagaaaaatagtctaattgctgccaaaggtgcttcaacaaagtattgagtaaagggtctgaatacttgtgtaaatgtgacatttcagtctttttgaatacatttgcaaacactttTTTTGCTTCGCCATTTTGGGGTAttttatgtagattgatgagtgaaaaaaaatatttattccatttcagattaaggctgtaacgtaacaaaatgtggaaaatgtcaaggggtctgaatactgtacgATTGCACTGTTTAAAGTATTGGGACAAGGACACATTTGTTGtagttttggctctgtacttcaGCCCTTTGGACTTTAAATTatacaatgactgaggttaaagtgGAGCTTTCATTTCGGGGCATTTGTCCATTTCGGGGAACCGTTTCGAAATTACAGCACTGTGTGCATAGTCCCCCCCCCatttcacttatatgtgtattaaagtatttggtcccatattctcaGCAGGCAATGACTACtgtacatcaagcttgtgactctaaacttgttggatgcatttgctgtatGTTTTGGTTGTTTTCAGAGTATTTTGAGCCCAATAGAAagtaatggtaaataatgtagtgGGTCATTTGAGTCGacatgctaccatgattatgataatcctgaatgaatcgtgaataatgatcagtgagaaagttagacCGACAAATATATCCCCAAATAAGAGCTAACCTCACctcttattgtaatggtgagaggttagcatgtcttgggggtatgatgtcTGTAATTTTCTCACTCATCACTATTCATGATTTATTCAGGATTATCCTAACCATGGTAGCATCtacattcatgtagaagtgtttagaaacattctcTATTCTTATTCACAATAAGTGAGTCAGATGACAATACATTCATGAACAATTCACCTCTGTTGGAAAtaaaataatctaaaacacaaccaaaacaaaagaGCAAATGCATAGAAACAAATTTGTAGATTCACAATCTTGAGGTAATCATTGcctgctatgaatatgggacttAATACTTCAATTTTTACTACACGAGTGAATTTGTGAATTTGTCCCAGTACTTTTGCTCCCCTAAAATGGGTTGACTATGCATAAGAAGtcctgtaatttctaaacggttcacaaAATGGATGAAAATAGCcacaaattaaagctgacagtatgtactttaacctcatagtcatggTTTGATTTCAAATATAAACTTTTGGTGTGCAGGGACAAAAAAAGAAAatcccaataattacagagggcaTTGTATATTGTAAAGTCAGTTTCAATCAAATAATAACCTACATGAAGTGATTGTATCAAATTGTAATTGTTGCAATAAAACCTTTTGAAGAATGTTGCTGAAATGATATAGGGAAAACAAAGTGTATACAATATAAGTttggtcaataaaaaaaaaaaaagttttaaactcTTAAACTCaaaattatacaacgggtgggtctaatcctggatgctgattggttaaaaccgcattcgtgccagtgtctattccacaagttaccactggcTAAAGTTATTAagttgaaatgcctatttactctgttccatctcactgcgcaatccactgtttCATCAGCCCAGTCAGGCATTTTattaacttgatctccactatgaAAAGCACCTAGACATGATCTCCTTTTTCTTTTAGACTAGTATTTGGTTTTCATAAGCGGAAATTTGTATAAATCTTgccgtctgtctctccgacaaGTTAGCCATAGTtgactagctagcaagcaagcaagggataagaacattgccagccagtatggcaacggaacatttagaacaaaggactgggtcgcgtccatagctacagaacaaaaagacttaacgagGCCTCCCGAGTAgcacagcggtttaaggcaccAGTCGTGTCTCTAGCATCCAAAACGATAGAACTAACGACCAGCTGGCTTGGGTAGAAACCTTAGATTTCTGTCAGGACtaatatcttgtggaaggatgaaatggtATTAATAAAATAAgaaatgtcaatcattatttgaaaatGTTGGTAACACGTTGTATTAAAGTGATAACCTCCGAGATGCCGGTGTTTGGAAGATACATGGGCACGGTTTGCCAGCCCTCGACTTCGTCTCGGGACTAACACCTGAGCCAATATATCCTTCAAACACCGGCTTCTTGATGTTGGGTTaggttccttgtcaatcatttgCTTATTGGTGAAATCAGCAATCAGACAATATCTAAGTAAATCAATCATTCATTTATTaatgcagacagaagttgacaacatGAACATAGCACGTATGTTTCCCAGTAAGTTCTGCACCCCACCAAAGGGCAC
Above is a genomic segment from Salvelinus fontinalis isolate EN_2023a chromosome 36, ASM2944872v1, whole genome shotgun sequence containing:
- the LOC129835695 gene encoding E3 ubiquitin-protein ligase TRIM41-like, whose translation is MTSSLNESQFHCSICLEVFTDPVSTPCGHNFCKNCIGGYWDISDLCQCPLCKETFYRRPELRINTSFREFVDHFKNMTVNEGCIAATGEVACDVCSGRKLKALKSCLVCLTSYCEIHLEPHQRVVNLKRHKLIDPVENLEDRMCKKHDRLLELFCRSDQTCVCQFCAETDHKHHHTVPLQTESQLKMALIRRSKADVQQMIQDRQLKVEEINVSVELSRDNAESEIADSVEVFTRLMRSIESSQAELIEVIEEKQKAAERQAEGLINDLEQEITELQRRSTELEQLSHTEDHLDLLQSFYKQTTLPKTKSWTNVGVYQVNFLGCVRNTVLQVKDSIEEQIRKLSAIELKEMQKYAVDVTMDPNTAGPWLILSNDGKQVRKSPRKLKVPDNPERFTKDVCILAKQGYNYGKHYWEVGLQEKSNWVIGVACETVPRKEFISPEPEKGLWTLCHRDGKEYLAFTKYPCIILPFPRPQKVGVFLDYEEGQVSFFDVDAKSHLFTYTGCKFSEKIFPIFDPCVTAERNEVLPLMITTVQVNW